From Ipomoea triloba cultivar NCNSP0323 chromosome 5, ASM357664v1, the proteins below share one genomic window:
- the LOC116020791 gene encoding calcium/calmodulin-regulated receptor-like kinase 1 encodes MKELSSGLIIGTSIGLVIGAFLAVLGVFCFRVHKKRSQIGNSSSRRAAAIPIRANGADASTVLSDSSVATESPRTTVDSGISLWVRRPSVLSASGILEYSYKDLQRATYNFSTLIGQGAYGPVYKAQLSTGESVAVKVLAMDSKQGEKEFQTEVVLLGRLHHRNLVNLLGYCAEKGQNMLIYVYMSKGSLASHLYDDKLEPLSWDLRAQIALDVARGLEYLHDGAVPPVIHRDIKSSNILLDQSMRARVADFGLSREEMVTKHASNIRGTFGYLDPEYISSRTFTKKSDVYSFGVLLFELVAGRHPLQGLMEYVELAAMTADVKGGWEEIVDPRFNGKYDVQELNGVSALAYRCVNRAPKQRPAMRDIVQVLSRMLKSRHSRKHPKHLPATPEEVCISMEDVDHKSPTFGLQQVESMDITAESCEV; translated from the exons ATGAAGGAGCTGTCATCCGGGCTGATAATCGGGACTTCTATAGGGCTAGTGATCGGAGCATTTTTGGCTGTGCTTGGAGTTTTCTGCTTTAGGGTACATAAGAAGCGGTCTCAGATAGGGAATAGCAGTTCTAGGAGGGCGGCGGCGATCCCAATTCGAGCAAACGGCGCCGACGCTTCCACGGTGTTGTCGGATTCCTCCGTCGCCACCGAGTCTCCGAGGACAACTGTGGATTCTGGGATTTCTCTATGGGTTAGGAGGCCAAGTGTGCTTTCTGCATCTGGGATTCTCGAGTATTCTTACAA GGATCTGCAGAGAGCAACTTATAATTTTTCGACATTGATTGGCCAAGGGGCGTATGGGCCTGTGTATAAAGCTCAGCTGTCAACTGGTGAGTCTGTTGCTGTCAAAGTTCTTGCCATGGATTCTAAACAAGGGGAAAAAGAGTTCCAAACCGAG GTTGTGTTACTTGGGAGGTTACATCACAGGAACCTAGTGAACTTGTTAGGATACTGTGCAGAGAAGGGTCAAAATATGCTTATCTATGTCTACATGAGTAAGGGCAGTTTGGCTTCTCATCTATACG ATGATAAGCTTGAGCCATTGAGCTGGGATTTGAGGGCTCAAATTGCTCTTGATGTAGCCCGGGGATTGGAATATCTCCACGATGGG GCAGTCCCTCCTGTGATACACCGGGATATTAAGTCATCCAACATTTTGTTAGACCAGTCGATGAGGGCCAGG GTTGCTGATTTCGGCCTTTCAAGAGAGGAGATGGTTACTAAACACGCTTCCAACATCCGGGGAACGTTTGGCTATCTTGATCCCGAGTACATATCAAGTAGGACCTTCACCAAGAAGAGCGACGTTTACAGTTTTGGGGTATTGCTCTTTGAGCTTGTGGCTGGTAGACATCCACTTCAGGGTCTTATGGAGTATGTTGAACTG GCTGCCATGACAGCGGATGTGAAAGGCGGGTGGGAGGAGATTGTGGATCCACGCTTCAATGGGAAGTACGATGTGCAGGAACTGAATGGCGTGTCGGCTCTTGCATACAGATGTGTGAACCGCGCTCCCAAGCAACGGCCCGCCATGAGGGACATTGTGCAGGTTCTATCTAGGATGCTCAAATCTAGACACAGCAGAAAACATCCTAAGCATTTGCCTGCTACACCAGAAGAGGTTTGCATCAGTATGGAGGATGTAGATCATAAGAGTCCAACGTTTGGACTGCAACAGGTGGAATCCATGGATATCACAGCTGAATCATGTGAAGTTTGA
- the LOC116019192 gene encoding probable histone H2A.1, which yields MAGRGKTLGSGAAKKAQSRSSKAGLQFPVGRIARFLKAGKYAERVGAGAPVYLAAVLEYLAAEVLELAGNAARDNKKTRIVPRHIQLAVRNDEELSKLLGDVTIANGGVMPNIHNLLLPKKTGGSSKPSADED from the exons ATGGCCGGACGTGGAAAGACTCTCGGTTCCGGTGCCGCAAAGAAGGCTCAGTCCCGGAGCAGCAAGGCCGGGCTCCAGTTCCCCGTCGGTCGTATCGCTCGGTTCCTCAAGGCCGGAAAATACGCCGAGCGTGTTGGTGCCGGAGCTCCGGTGTATCTCGCCGCTGTGCTTGAATACCTTGCTGCTGAG GTCCTCGAATTGGCTGGAAATGCAGCAAGGGACAACAAGAAGACGAGGATTGTGCCAAGGCACATCCAATTGGCCGTGAGGAACGACGAGGAGCTGAGCAAGCTGCTCGGAGATGTGACGATTGCTAACGGCGGTGTTATGCCCAACATTCACAACCTTCTGCTCCCCAAGAAGACCGGTGGCTCGTCCAAGCCCTCCGCCGATGAAGATTAG
- the LOC116019548 gene encoding probable galacturonosyltransferase 12, translated as MQLHISPSLRHVTVLPSKGVKEFIKVKVVSRRLSYRVLVYSLLAFMLFRFTFLLTAVNTIHEESKCSGIGCLGRKIGPRILGRQPEPKVPDVIYQVLEQPADQTDIELRPEIPQTLEDLIAEFKGDKPDPKTFAVKLKAMVTQLEQRTRTAKIQEYFYRHVASSSIPKELNCLDLVLANEHSTNANARLQLPSPELVPALVDNSLFHFVLASDNVLAASVVASSLVKNSFHPEKVVLHVITDRKTYSPMQAWFSLHPLAPAIIEVKGLHHFDWLTKGKVPVLEAMEKDQKARSQFRGGSSAIVANKTEKPRIIAAKLQALSPKYNSLMNHIRIYLPELFPSLNKVVFLDDDVVIQTDMSSLWDIDMNGKVNGAVETCRGEDKYVMSKRFKSYLNFSHPLIAKNFDPNECAWAYGMNIFDLEAWRRTNISQTYHHWLEENLKSDLSLWQLGTLPPGLIAFHGHVHAIDPFWHMLGLGYQDNTSIADAESAGVVHFNGRAKPWLDIAFPQLRPLWTKYVDFSDKIIKSCHIRAH; from the exons ATGCAGCTTCATATATCACCGAGTCTGAGGCATGTGACTGTTCTTCCATCAAAAGGCGTGAAGGAGTtcatcaaggtgaaggtggtcTCTAGACGGCTGTCATATCGCGTGCTGGTCTACTCGCTCCTCGCCTTTATGCTGTTCCGGTTTACCTTCTTGTTGACGGCTGTAAACACCATTCACGAGGAAAGCAAGTGTTCAGGCATAG GTTGCTTGGGGAGGAAAATTGGACCGAGGATTTTGGGAAGGCAGCCTGAACCAAAG GTTCCAGATGTGATATATCAAGTATTGGAGCAACCTGCAGACCAGACTGATATAGAATTAAGGCCTGAAATTCCTCAGACACTCGAAGACTTAATCGCGGAATTTAAAGGCGATAAACCAGATCCAAAGACGTTTGCAGTAAAGCTCAAAGCTATG GTCACTCAGCTCGAACAAAGGACTAGAACTGCGAAGATCCAAGAATACTTCTACCGTCATGTGGCATCTAGTAGCATCCCGAAGGAGCTGAACTGCCTCGATCTCGTGTTGGCAAATGAGCACTCAACCAATGCCAACGCTCGTCTCCAGCTCCCATCACCGGAACTAGTTCCTGCCCTCGTTGATAATTCGCTCTTCCATTTCGTCTTGGCATCTGACAACGTTCTTGCTGCCTCTGTCGTTGCATCATCGCTCGTCAAGAACTCGTTCCACCCTGAAAAGGTTGTGCTTCACGTGATCACAGACCGGAAGACTTACTCCCCGATGCAGGCATGGTTCTCGTTGCACCCCCTGGCACCTGCAATCATCGAGGTTAAAGGGCTGCATCACTTCGATTGGCTCACAAAGGGAAAAGTTCCGGTTTTAGAAGCTATGGAGAAAGATCAAAAGGCGAGATCCCAGTTTAGGGGTGGTTCGTCAGCCATTGTGGCAAACAAAACAGAAAAGCCGAGAATCATTGCTGCAAAATTGCAAGCGCTCAGCCCCAAGTACAACTCACTGATGAATCACATACGGATATATTTGCCAGAG TTGTTTCCTAGTCTTAACAAAGTGGTCTTCCTAGACGATGACGTTGTGATTCAAACTGATATGTCGTCTCTGTGGGACATTGACATGAATGGAAAGGTGAATGGAGCAGTGGAAACATGTAGAGGAGAGGATAAGTACGTGATGTCTAAGCGCTTCAAGAGTTACTTGAACTTTTCTCATCCACTTATAGCGAAGAACTTTGATCCTAATGAATGTGCGTGGGCTTATGGTATGAACATATTCGACCTTGAAGCATGGAGAAGAACAAATATAAGTCAGACATACCACCACTGGTTGGAAGAG AACTTGAAATCAGACCTGAGCCTGTGGCAGTTAGGGACACTACCTCCGGGTCTGATTGCGTTCCATGGCCACGTGCATGCTATCGATCCCTTCTGGCACATGCTAGGGCTCGGCTACCAGGACAATACAAGCATTGCAGATGCTGAAAGCGCTGGTGTCGTCCACTTTAATGGCAGAGCAAAACCGTGGCTAGACATAGCATTCCCTCAGCTTCGACCATTATGGACCAAGTACGTTGACTTCTCTGATAAGATCATAAAAAGCTGTCATATTAGAGCACATTGA
- the LOC116019191 gene encoding kinesin-like protein KIN-14N — MAPKSQNKPPVAPTPSSPSNGKFAVDEVSVDKKRKIGNTKMPSGVRPGRQAFAVVNGSADLPPTSGPPSSAGSDCGVIEFNKEDVEALLVEKLKTKNKYNMKEKCDQMSEYIRRLKQCIRWFQQLEGNYVSEQESLKSLLESAEKKCNEMDMLMKSKEEELNAIIMELRKNIAVLQDNLKKEESEKSEALNSLSREKEARVAAETLQASLSEEHKRAQQDLTTANQKIQYLNDTYKRLQEYNTSLQQYNSRLQSELATTNETLKRVEKEKAAVVENLSTLRGHYTSLQEQLASSRTAQDEAIRQKETLASEVGCLRGDLQNMRTDRDSQLAKVQILTEEVVKYKECTGKSVAELGNLTVKSNELEARCLSQCEQIRRLQEQLSFADTKLQMSDMSALETKSEYERQKQVINELNQRLSEAETKIVEGEKLRKKLHNTILELKGNIRVFCRVRPALSDDAISAEKVVSFPTSFETLGRGIELTHNGQKHPFTFDKVFVPEASQKDVFDEISQLVQSALDGYKVCIFAYGQTGSGKTYTMMGNPGADQQGLIPRTLEQVFQTRQNNHAQGWKYDMQVSMLEIYNETIRDLLSPNRSGFDASRSENGGKQYAIKHDGNGNTHVSDLTVLDVRSSKEVSYLLERAAQSRSTGRTQMNEQSSRSHFVFTLRISGVNESTEQQVQGVLNLIDLAGSERLSRSGATGDRLKETQAINKSLSSLSDVIFALAKKEEHIPFRNSKLTYLLQPCLGGDSKTLMFVNVSPDPTSVGESLCSLRFASRVNACEIGIPRRQTSLRPPSDSRLSIG; from the exons ATGGCTCCCAAGAGCCAGAACAAGCCTCCTGTAGCTCCAACTCCTTCGAGTCCATCCAAC GGAAAGTTTGCAGTGGATGAGGTGTCAGTAGATAAGAAAAGAAAGATTGGGAATACAAAGATGCCGTCTGGAGTTAGACCTGGTAGACAGGCGTTTGCTGTGGTAAATGGGAGTGCAGATCTGCCTCCAACCAGTGGACCGCCGAGTAGTGCTGGCTCAGATTGTGGAGTTATTGAGTTTAACAAGGAAGATGTTGAAGCATTGCTAGTTGAGAAGCTGAAAACTAAGAACAAGTATAATATGAAG gaaaaatgtGATCAAATGTCGGAATATATTAGAAGGCTTAAGCAGTGCATTAGGTGGTTCCAACAGCTTGAGGGAAACTATGTTTCTGAACAGGAGTCACTCAAAAGCTTGCTAGAATCAGCAGAGAAGAAGTGCAACGAGATGG ATATGCTAATGAAATCAAAGGAAGAAGAATTGAATGCAATCATTATGGAGTTGAGGAAAAATATTGCTGTGTTACAGGACAATTTGAAGAAGGAGGAATCTGAAAAATCG GAAGCCCTTAATTCTCTTAGTAGAGAGAAAGAGGCCAGGGTAGCAGCAGAGACACTGCAAGCATCACTTTCAGAGGAGCATAAGAGAGCTCAACAAGATTTAACTACTGCCAATCAAAAG ATTCAATATCTAAATGATACGTACAAGCGGTTGCAAGAGTATAACACAAGTTTACAGCAATACAATAGTAGACTTCAGTCTGAGCTTGCTACTACTAATGAGACACTCAAGCGTGTGGAGAAAGAGAAAGCTGCTGTAGTTGAAAACCTCAGCACATTGAGGGGTCACTATACTTCTTTGCAGGAACAGCTTGCATCTTCTAGG ACTGCTCAAGATGAGGCCATAAGGCAAAAAGAAACTTTAGCTTCTGAGGTGGGATGTCTGCGGGGAGATCTGCAGAACATGAGGACTGACCGGGACAGTCAGCTAGCAAAAGTCCAGATTTTAACAGAGGAAGTAGTAAAATACAAGGAGTGCACTGGAAAATCTGTTGCTGAGTTGGGCAACCTGACAGTGAAGTCTAATGAGCTGGAG GCAAGATGTTTGTCTCAATGTGAACAAATTAGAAGATTGCAGGAACAACTTTCTTTTGCAGACACGAAGTTACAG ATGTCTGACATGTCAGCTCTAGAAACAAAATCAGAATATGAAAGACAAAAGCAAGTTATCAACGAGTTAAATCAGCGACTTTCAGAGGCGGAAACAAAAATTGTTGAGGGTGAAAAACTTCGTAAAAAATTGCACAATACAATTCTG GAACTAAAAGGCAATATTAGAGTGTTCTGCAGAGTGCGCCCTGCATTATCTGATGATGCCATTAGTGCAGAAAAGGTTGTATCTTTTCCAACATCATTTGAAACACTTGGACGGGGCATTGAGTTGACGCATAATG GGCAAAAACACCCTTTCACCTTTGACAAAGTATTCGTCCCTGAGGCCTCACAAAAGGATGTTTTTGATGAAATATCACAACTTGTCCAGAGTGCTCTTGATGGTTACAAG GTCTGTATATTTGCGTATGGCCAGACAGGTTCTGGTAAGACTTATACCATGATGGGCAATCCAGGGGCCGATCAGCAAGGGCTAATCCCACGGACATTGGAGCAAGTATTCCAAACAAGGCAAAATAATCACGCACAAGGATGGAAATATGACATGCAG GTATCAATGCTTGAAATATACAACGAAACAATTCGAGACCTTCTGTCTCCAAATCGATCAGGTTTTGATGCCTCAAGAAGTGAGAATGGAGGAAAGCAATATGCAATAAAACATGATGGAAATGGCAACACCCACGTGTCTGACTTAACAGTTTTGGATGTTCGTAGCAGCAAAGAAGTTTCATACCTTTTAGAACGAGCAGCACAAAGCAG GTCCACCGGGAGGACTCAGATGAATGAGCAGTCTTCAAGAAGCCATTTTGTGTTCACTCTTAGAATATCTGGTGTTAATGAG AGCACGGAACAACAAGTACAAGGTGTGTTGAACTTAATTGACCTTGCGGGCAGTGAACGCTTATCTAGAAGTGGGGCTACTGGAGACCGACTGAAAGAAACTCAG GCTATCAATAAAAGTTTATCATCTCTGAGTGATGTTATCTTTGCTTTGGCAAAGAAAGAGGAGCATATTCCATTCAGGAACTCAAAGCTGACATATCTTCTCCAG CCATGCCTGGGCGGCGACTCAAAGACATTGATGTTCGTCAATGTTTCACCGGACCCTACTTCGGTGGGTGAATCACTGTGTTCACTCCGCTTTGCATCAAGGGTGAACGCTTGCGAGATTGGGATTCCAAGGCGGCAAACCAGCTTGCGCCCCCCTTCAGATTCTCGCCTCAGCATTGGCTGA
- the LOC116018840 gene encoding 50S ribosomal protein L24, chloroplastic gives MAAMAALQSSFTSLSLSSTSFMGQRFSPPLCSPLVKSTEKPFSVAARLKRWERKDCKPNSLPVLHKMHVKVGDTVKVIAGHDKGKIGEVSEIFKHNSKIVVKDINLKTKHVKSRTEGESGQIIKVEAPIHSSNVMLYSKEKQVTSRVGHKTLDNGKRVRYLTKTGEIIDSAENWKRVVKEKEKPKEVEAAAAAAS, from the exons ATGGCGGCAATGGCAGCTCTGCAGAGCTCGTTCAcgtctctttctctctcctccacctCCTTCATGGGCCAACGCTTCTCTCCCCCTCTATGCTCGCCCCTG GTTAAATCGACCGAGAAGCCTTTCTCCGTTGCTGCAAGG CTTAAGCGATGGGAGCGCAAAGATTGCAAACCAAACAGCCTTCCTGTGCTACACAAGATGCACGTTAAAGTCGGAGACACGGTGAAAGTTATAGCAGGGCATGACAAAGGTAAGATTGGAGAGGTTTCCGAGATTTTCAAGCATAACAGCAAGATCGTAGTGAAAGACATTAACTTGAAGACTAAGCACGTGAAGAGCAGGACAGAGGGCGAATCCGGTCAGATAATCAAG GTTGAAGCGCCCATTCACAGCTCGAACGTGATGCTGTACTCCAAGGAGAAGCAAGTAACGAGCAGGGTCGGTCATAAAACGCTAGACAATGGAAAACGAGTTCGCTACCTTACGAAAACCGGTGAAATTATTGACAGTGCAGAGAACTGGAAAAGAGTGGTGAAAGAAAAGGAGAAACCAAAAGAAGTTgaagctgctgctgctgctgcttcttAG
- the LOC116019190 gene encoding formin-like protein 5, with product MYVKGVLVYIVYVFMIVTLGSASQEKENMSEEAKQDLLASLINSGEINQDKAELVWLNCRIELIDAMATVQDLEFYIQENKGNNGIVSKGRSRTKDDKQKFIDFLHPLVKQTLEDCLSKKNLMFLVSGKGKGSKAWYTRFMDSLFARHSVAKQSELIQRFVESPFPYHKVASRSPGHPRPKAFKSELHDDPDQSSLKPGARVLSQASDAASIEAKHTQTLIIAVTVTAAVTSIVVSLFFICYLKVFSNGPGLGPNDEKPLLSLSRNDFPASASQKVPPYGNSLSNRNHSVSKNSGENMGENLSMDPQADESNSKLEGPVGSISSVCANSVEDSAQVAPGLGTVGLPSLKPGLGKAGLPSLKHGLSKVGLPSLKPRLSTVGLGSLKPPPGRVVPEEPPPGVPPPDEAAAPSPPSPPPEEAAAALPPLEEEAAAPSPPPLEEEAKPLPPPPPDEAVPLPLKPPPGRVAPAVPPPLVLPLKPPPGRVIPAVPPPSALAPDGIRPPSLPPLQIGGPPPPSPPARGNGPPLPPPPGCGFGPPPSPGSGSYPLPSPGSAPHPPPSPGSGSFPPSGAGPSLLRAPSAGPPPPPPPGGGADPSLMRAPSGGPPPPLPPGLMRVPSAGGPPPPPGGLASPRPPPPGMKLPRPPSVGASRPAGPTGPPKTKLKPFFWDKVLANPDHAMVWHQIKAGSFQFNEEMIETLFGAQEKKDKDTKKDTSAKKPASLFIQIIDPKKAQNISILLKALNVTTEEVCDAIKEGNELPPELIQTLLRMAPTSDEELKLRLYTGELTKLGHADKFMKIIVEIPFAFKRLETLLFMCTLPEEASAVKESFKTLEDACTELQNSRLFMKLLEAVLKTGNRMNDGTYRGGAQAFKLDTLLKLVDVKGVDGKITLLHFVVQEIIRTEGMRAVRAAKELRSMSSIKSEDLVHDVPNDSEEHLRNIGLQVVSGLATELENVRRAAIIDADNLQSTVGRLGQGLLQAKSVLNSLIDNVPPDDPFYQTLQAFVQDAGVEVAFLLGEEKRIFALVKSTFDYFHGNNAKDEGLKIFIIVRDFLIILEKVCKEIKAAQLAKPKT from the exons ATGTATGTCAAGGGAGTGCTTGTGTATATTGTGTATGTGTTTATGATTGTCACTTTAGGATCAGCAAgccaggagaaggagaacatgTCAGAAGAGGCCAAACAGGATTTACTTGCCAGTCTAATAAACTCTGGGGAGATTAATCAAGATAAG GCTGAGCTAGTATGGCTAAACTGTAGGATAGAGTTGATAGATGCCATGGCAACAGTTCAAGATCTCGAGTTTTACATCCAAGAGAACAAAGGGAACAATGGAATCGTTTCCAAAGGTAGGTCAAGAACCAAAGACGATAAGCAGAAATTTATAGATTTCTTGCACCCGCTGGTTAAACAAACCCTTGAGGATTGTTTATCGAAGAAAAATCTGATGTTTCTTGTGTCTGGAAAGGGAAAGGGTTCAAAAGCTTGGTATACCAGGTTTATGGACAGTTTGTTTGCTAGGCACAGCGTGGCTAAACAGTCTGAATTGATTCAGCGGTTTGTAGAGTCCCCTTTTCCATACCACAAAGTGGCATCACGCAGTCCAGGACATCCAAGGCCTAAAGCGTTTAAATCTGAACTGCATGATGATCCTGATCAGTCAAGCTTAAAGCCTGGGGCTCGTGTGCTTTCTCAAGCGTCGGATGCAGCATCAATCGAAGCTAAACACACGCAGACACTGATTATCGCTGTTACTGTGACTGCTGCAGTCACGAGTATTGTAGTTTCCCTGTTTTTTATATGTTATTTGAAGGTTTTCTCCAATGGACCGGGGCTGGGACCAAACGATGAGAAGCCTCTTTTGAGCCTAAGCAGAAATGACTTCCCTG CTTCAGCTTCACAGAAGGTGCCGCCTTATGGGAATTCATTAAGCAACAGAAATCATTCTGTTTCTAAGAACTCGGGTGAAAACATGGGCGAAAATTTGTCCATGGACCCACAGGCTGATGAAAGTAACTCCAAATTAGAAGGTCCTGTAGGAAGTATTTCTAGTGTTTGTGCCAACTCTGTAGAGGACTCTGCACAAGTGGCGCCTGGTTTAGGCACAGTTGGATTGCCCTCGCTAAAGCCTGGTTTAGGCAAAGCTGGATTGCCCTCGCTAAAGCATGGTTTAAGCAAAGTTGGATTGCCCTCGCTAAAGCCTCGTTTAAGCACAGTTGGATTGGGCTCGCTAAAGCCTCCCCCAGGTAGGGTAGTTCCTGAAGAACCTCCTCCGGGAGTCCCTCCTCCTGATGAAGCTGCTGCTCCTTCACCGCCATCACCTCCTCCCGAGGAAGCAGCTGCTGCACTGCCACCTCTGGAAGAGGAAGCAGCAGCTCCTTCACCGCCACCTCTGGAAGAGGAAGCTAAACCTTTACCGCCACCTCCTCCAGACGAAGCTGTACCGCTTCCACTAAAGCCTCCACCTGGTAGGGTAGCTCCTGCAGTACCCCCTCCACTAGTCCTTCCACTAAAGCCGCCCCCTGGTAGGGTAATTCCTGCAGTACCACCCCCTTCAGCACTCGCTCCTGATGGAATTCGTCCACCATCTCTGCCTCCTCTACAAATTGGTGGTCCTCCCCCACCATCACCCCCAGCCCGAGGTAATGGCCCTCCTCTCCCACCACCTCCAGGGTGTGGCTTTGGCCCTCCACCGTCTCCAGGCAGTGGCTCATATCCACTGCCATCTCCAGGCAGTGCCCCACATCCACCGCCATCTCCAGGCAGTGGCTCATTCCCACCATCTGGTGCTGGCCCATCACTGTTGCGAGCCCCCAGTGCTGGcccaccaccaccgccacctcCCGGCGGCGGTGCTGACCCATCACTGATGCGAGCCCCTAGTGGTGGCCCACCACCACCGCTACCTCCCGGACTGATGCGAGTCCCAAGCGCTGGCggaccaccacctccaccaggCGGTCTTGCTTCACCACGTCCACCTCCACCGGGTATGAAGCTGCCTCGGCCTCCATCTGTTGGAGCGTCTCGTCCAGCGGGCCCAACGGGTCCACCTAAAACTAAACTAAAGCCATTCTTCTGGGATAAGGTTCTAGCCAACCCTGATCATGCAATGGTTTGGCATCAGATAAAAGCAGGATCTTTCCA GTTTAATGAAGAGATGATAGAGACTCTATTTGGTGCTCaagaaaaaaaagacaaagataCCAAGAAAGACACTTCAGCCAAAAAACCTGCAAGCCTGTTTATTCAAATTATTGATCCAAAGAAAGcacaaaatatatcaattcTCCTAAAAGCTTTAAATGTTACAACAGAAGAAGTTTGTGATGCTATTAAAGAAG GAAACGAACTTCCACCTGAGCTAATTCAAACTCTGCTGAGGATGGCCCCGACGTCTGATGAagagctgaagctgaggctctaTACTGGCGAGCTTACTAAACTAGGGCATGCAGACAAGTTCATGAAAATCATAGTTGAAATTCCATTTGCCTTTAAGAGGCTAGAAACACTGCTGTTCATGTGCACACTTCCGGAGGAGGCATCAGCGGTTAAAGAGTCGTTTAAAACCCTAGAG GATGCTTGCACGGAACTGCAGAATAGCAGGCTGTTTATGAAACTCCTCGAGGCTGTTCTGAAAACTGGCAATCGGATGAACGATGGGACATACCGAGGTGGAGCACAAGCATTCAAACTTGACACGCTACTAAAATTAGTAGACGTGAAAGGGGTAGATGGCAAGATCACGCTCCTGCACTTTGTCGTTCAGGAGATTATCCGCACAGAAGGCATGAGAGCTGTGCGGGCAGCCAAGGAGCTAAGGAGCATGTCGAGCATCAAGTCTGAAGATCTAGTCCATGATGTCCCCAACGATTCCGAGGAGCATTTAAGAAACATCGGTCTCCAGGTTGTGTCGGGCCTGGCAACCGAGCTCGAGAATGTGAGGAGAGCTGCAATTATTGATGCAGATAACTTGCAATCAACAGTTGGAAGGCTAGGCCAAGGGCTATTACAAGCCAAGTCAGTCCTAAACTCATTAATCGATAATGTACCCCCAGACGACCCGTTCTACCAGACACTGCAGGCTTTCGTGCAGGATGCCGGGGTTGAAGTCGCATTTCTGCTCGGGGAGGAGAAGCGCATATTTGCCCTCGTTAAGAGCACATTCGATTACTTCCATGGGAATAACGCCAAGGATGAAGGTTTAAAGATTTTCATTATAGTTCGCGATTTCCTAATTATACTAGAGAAGGTATGCAAAGAGATCAAAGCTGCACAACTGGCAAAGCCAAAGACATAA
- the LOC116019549 gene encoding transcription factor ILR3-like — translation MVLQENTNWLYDYGFEDISVADANFSVSGSGFSWSAQTLNGSASVSAELDGSCGDNDGSKETGSKKRSRTELCASSSSKACREKLRRDRLNDRFTELSALLEPGKLPKTDKSAILVDAVRVVTQLRNEAQKLKDSNLNLQEKIKELKAEKIELRDEKQRLKAEKEKLEQQLKTMNAQPGFLPPAIPAAFAAQGQVAGSKLVPVISYPGVAMWQFLPPAAVDTSQDHVLRPPVA, via the exons ATGGTTTTGCAGGAAAATACCAACTGGCTCTACGATTACGGGTTCGAAGATATCAGTGTTGCCGATGCGAATTTTTCTGTTTCGGGTTCTGGGTTCAGCTGGTCCGCGCAGACCTTGAATGGTTCGGCTTCTGTCAG TGCGGAACTCGATGGATCATGTGGGGATAACGATGGATCAAAGGAAACTGGCTCCAAGAAACG GTCAAGAACTGAATTATGTGCTTCATCAAGTTCCAAAGCATGCAGGGAGAAGTTGCGAAGGGATAGGCTAAATGATAG GTTCACGGAATTGAGTGCACTTCTTGAGCCTGGCAAGCTTCCTAAAACCGACAAATCTGCTATCCTAGTTGATGCTGTACGTGTGGTGACACAGCTACGTAACGAAGCTCAGAAGTTGAAGGACTCAAATTTGAATCTACAGGAAAAGATTAAGGAGTTGAAG GCTGAGAAGATTGAACTTCGGGATGAGAAGCAAAGGCTTAAGGCAGAGAAAGAGAAGCTCGAGCAACAGCTGAAGACCATGAATGCACAACCTGGCTTCCTGCCTCCTGCAATACCCGCTGCATTTGCCGCTCAAGGTCAAGTAGCCGGCAGTAAATTGGTTCCCGTCATTAGCTACCCTGGGGTTGCCATGTGGCAGTTCTTACCTCCTGCTGCTGTTGACACCTCTCAGGATCATGTCCTTCGACCACCTGTTGCTTAA